In Clostridia bacterium, the following are encoded in one genomic region:
- a CDS encoding co-chaperone GroES, which translates to MNLKPLGDRVVLKLDEVIEKTKSGIVLAGSAKEKPQTAKVVAVGPGGLVDGKEVKMEVKPGDTVLINKYTASMGEVKIDDEEYLIIRQGEILAIVE; encoded by the coding sequence ATGAATCTTAAACCCTTAGGCGACAGAGTCGTATTAAAGCTCGACGAAGTTATCGAAAAGACGAAAAGCGGCATAGTGCTTGCAGGTTCCGCAAAGGAAAAGCCGCAGACGGCAAAGGTCGTTGCAGTAGGCCCCGGCGGTCTCGTAGACGGCAAGGAAGTTAAAATGGAAGTTAAACCGGGCGACACCGTGCTTATAAATAAGTATACGGCGTCCATGGGCGAAGTAAAGATAGACGACGAAGAGTATCTTATCATTCGTCAGGGCGAAATTCTCGCAATAGTTGAATAA
- a CDS encoding SDR family oxidoreductase, with product MLMPKTVLITGASRGIGRACALAFSKRGANVVINYNKSEEKAKDLLSEISKKHENARTLLIKADVSRADEVRAMFSRIKETFGGVDILINNAGISKSGLFTDITDDERDELFGVNVYGAFNCAREALHFMINKKSGRIINVSSMWGLSGASCEVHYSASKAALIGFTRALAKELAPSGITVNAVAPGVIDTDMNKNLSEADLCALCEETPLGRLGTPEDVAAAAVFLASDEAGFITGQVISVDGGFLV from the coding sequence ATGCTCATGCCTAAGACCGTGCTTATAACGGGCGCTTCGCGCGGGATAGGGCGCGCCTGCGCCCTGGCTTTTTCAAAACGCGGAGCAAACGTTGTGATAAATTACAATAAGAGCGAAGAAAAAGCAAAGGACCTTCTTTCGGAAATATCAAAAAAGCATGAAAATGCGCGCACGCTTTTAATAAAGGCCGACGTATCGCGCGCCGACGAGGTGCGCGCTATGTTTTCTCGGATAAAAGAGACCTTCGGCGGCGTTGATATACTCATAAACAACGCGGGGATATCGAAAAGCGGCCTTTTTACCGATATAACGGACGACGAGCGCGACGAGCTTTTCGGCGTGAACGTATACGGCGCGTTCAACTGCGCGCGCGAGGCGCTGCACTTTATGATAAATAAAAAGAGCGGCCGCATAATAAACGTATCGTCGATGTGGGGGCTTTCGGGCGCGTCGTGCGAGGTGCATTATTCCGCCTCAAAGGCGGCGCTCATCGGCTTTACGCGCGCTTTGGCAAAGGAGCTCGCTCCCTCCGGCATAACGGTGAACGCCGTGGCTCCCGGCGTTATAGATACCGATATGAATAAGAATTTAAGCGAAGCCGACTTATGCGCGTTATGCGAAGAAACGCCTTTGGGAAGGCTGGGAACGCCCGAGGACGTCGCGGCGGCGGCAGTTTTTTTAGCCTCCGATGAGGCGGGCTTCATAACGGGGCAGGTCATTTCGGTAGACGGCGGCTTTCTTGTATAA
- a CDS encoding spore germination protein: MAQNPAHWVFSGDHTDNTRIMDEQLKVDKSFDITTRAINAGGRECRIYFLNGFIKDLIFENVIQHLMCADKRSIAQCKSAKQFIDGFIPYDDVKEDKSIAEAIEAVLSGRIILLVQGLDSAIVIDARTYPAREVGEPENDRVLRGSRDGFVETLLFNAALIRRRIRNKQLVIEKIQVGHDSKTDVAVCYMEDIVDKNLLYNTKSALRSIKRDALSFGQESLTESLIKKQWYNPFPRVRYTERPDAAASNILEGRIIILVDNSPAAMIVPTFFLDFMQETNDYYFPPLIGTYLRAVRAVVYFVTLFMIPVWYCFIKNDWRLPDYLVFIEIEHEIHLPIIVQLLIIELLVECMRIASLNTPNALSNSFSVIGTLILGEFGVESGWFVPEVIFFMAFVAIANFTQPSFELGYTFKLFRIFMIILTAILGLWGLIAGVAIMAAAALTTKTVSGEPYMYPLIPFDKNALKDLFMRESIKRGNN; the protein is encoded by the coding sequence ATGGCACAGAATCCGGCGCACTGGGTGTTTTCCGGGGATCATACGGACAATACGAGAATAATGGACGAACAGCTCAAAGTAGACAAAAGCTTTGATATAACTACGCGAGCGATTAATGCGGGCGGGCGAGAATGCAGGATATATTTCTTAAACGGCTTCATAAAAGACCTTATCTTTGAAAACGTGATACAGCATCTTATGTGCGCCGATAAAAGAAGCATAGCGCAGTGCAAAAGCGCTAAGCAGTTCATAGACGGCTTTATCCCTTACGACGACGTAAAAGAGGACAAAAGCATAGCCGAGGCGATCGAGGCCGTGCTTTCGGGGCGCATAATACTGCTCGTACAGGGTCTGGACAGCGCCATAGTTATAGACGCGCGCACGTATCCGGCAAGAGAAGTAGGCGAGCCGGAGAACGACAGGGTGCTTCGCGGATCGCGCGACGGCTTCGTTGAAACGCTTCTTTTCAACGCCGCGCTCATCCGCCGAAGGATACGAAATAAACAGCTCGTTATAGAAAAGATACAGGTGGGACATGATTCAAAGACGGACGTCGCCGTTTGTTATATGGAGGATATCGTTGACAAAAACCTTCTCTATAACACGAAGTCGGCGCTTCGTTCGATAAAGAGAGACGCGCTTTCTTTCGGGCAGGAGAGCCTTACGGAAAGCCTTATAAAAAAGCAGTGGTACAATCCGTTTCCGAGAGTGCGGTATACCGAACGGCCCGACGCGGCCGCATCGAATATCCTCGAAGGGAGAATAATCATACTTGTGGACAATTCTCCCGCCGCAATGATAGTGCCTACGTTTTTTCTCGATTTCATGCAGGAGACGAACGACTATTATTTCCCGCCGCTCATAGGAACGTATTTAAGAGCGGTGCGCGCCGTCGTGTATTTTGTAACTCTTTTTATGATACCAGTGTGGTACTGCTTTATAAAGAACGACTGGCGCTTGCCCGACTACCTCGTTTTTATAGAGATCGAGCACGAGATACATCTGCCGATAATCGTTCAGCTTTTGATAATAGAGCTTCTCGTCGAATGCATGAGGATCGCCTCGCTCAATACGCCGAATGCGCTAAGCAATTCGTTTTCGGTGATAGGCACGCTTATATTGGGCGAGTTCGGCGTTGAATCGGGCTGGTTCGTGCCGGAGGTGATATTTTTCATGGCGTTCGTCGCCATTGCCAATTTTACACAGCCGAGCTTTGAGCTTGGCTATACGTTCAAGCTCTTTCGCATATTTATGATAATACTTACGGCGATATTGGGGCTTTGGGGGCTTATCGCGGGCGTTGCGATAATGGCGGCGGCCGCGCTTACAACGAAGACCGTATCGGGGGAGCCGTATATGTATCCGCTGATACCGTTTGACAAAAATGCGCTGAAGGATCTTTTTATGCGCGAGAGCATAAAGCGGGGGAATAACTGA
- a CDS encoding flavodoxin family protein yields MKVFIAFAGPRLKGNTAQLLESFVSGMKSARADIDFVDGKVYQKKINYCRGCEACKTKTGVCVQHDEMFDMYDDIYSSDVLVMAAPTYWFNMSGQLKVFLDRLYGMKAGGMRNKTLVYITTYGDVDEYASGAHNAINSIKEISEYLGVPYEAVYASTGMGSVSKAALEKAFRQGEEVAKSIKK; encoded by the coding sequence ATGAAGGTATTTATTGCATTTGCGGGGCCGCGCCTCAAGGGGAATACGGCGCAGCTTTTGGAGTCGTTTGTAAGCGGCATGAAGTCGGCGCGCGCCGATATAGACTTTGTTGACGGCAAGGTGTATCAGAAGAAGATAAACTACTGCCGCGGCTGCGAGGCGTGCAAAACGAAAACGGGCGTATGCGTTCAGCACGACGAGATGTTCGATATGTATGACGATATATATTCAAGCGACGTGCTCGTTATGGCGGCGCCCACGTATTGGTTCAATATGTCGGGACAGCTCAAGGTATTTCTTGACAGGCTGTACGGCATGAAGGCGGGCGGCATGAGAAACAAGACGCTCGTTTACATAACTACATACGGCGACGTTGACGAATACGCCTCCGGAGCGCACAACGCCATAAACTCCATAAAGGAGATATCGGAATACCTTGGCGTACCGTATGAGGCCGTGTACGCATCCACGGGCATGGGCTCCGTATCGAAGGCGGCGCTTGAAAAAGCGTTCAGGCAGGGCGAGGAGGTCGCAAAGTCGATAAAGAAGTAA
- the groL gene encoding chaperonin GroEL (60 kDa chaperone family; promotes refolding of misfolded polypeptides especially under stressful conditions; forms two stacked rings of heptamers to form a barrel-shaped 14mer; ends can be capped by GroES; misfolded proteins enter the barrel where they are refolded when GroES binds) translates to MAKDILYSEDARKALLTGIDKLSDTVKITLGPKGRNVVLDKKFGGPLITNDGVTIAKEIELDDPFENMGAQLVREVATKTNDIAGDGTTTATLLAQAIIREGMKNVAAGANPMILKRGIQKAVDVAVSAIGDHSQQINGTKDIARVATISAGDEFIGQIIADAMDKVTTEGVITVEESRTAETYVEIVEGMQFDRGYISPYMITDNDKMEAVLEDAYILLVEKTISNIQDVLPLLEQVVQAGKKLLIIAEDVDGEALATILVNKLRGTFTCVCVKAPGFGDRRTEMLKDIAILTGGQLISEKLGLDLKETQMDQLGRAKQVIVSKDKTIIVGGMGDSDEVKSRVSEIKTQLDLTTSEFDREKLSERIAKLSGGVAVLNVGAATETEMKDKKLRIEDALAATRAAAEEGIIAGGGSALLNVIPEVEALLQITDGDEKTGVKIIMKALEEPVRQIAKNAGLEGSIIIDTIKKAKDKNCGFDAAKEEYVDMIEAGIVDPAKVTRSALENAASVAAMVLTTEAIVTDKKEENAAPPMPPMGGGMGMY, encoded by the coding sequence ATGGCAAAAGATATTTTATACAGCGAAGACGCGCGCAAGGCGCTGCTTACGGGCATCGACAAGCTTTCCGATACGGTAAAGATCACGTTGGGCCCCAAGGGAAGAAACGTAGTTTTAGACAAGAAGTTCGGCGGCCCGCTCATCACTAACGACGGCGTTACCATCGCAAAAGAGATAGAGCTTGACGACCCCTTTGAGAACATGGGCGCTCAGCTCGTTCGCGAGGTGGCGACCAAGACGAACGACATCGCAGGCGACGGCACCACGACGGCTACGCTGCTTGCACAGGCTATAATCCGCGAGGGCATGAAGAACGTTGCCGCAGGCGCAAACCCGATGATCTTAAAGCGCGGTATTCAGAAGGCCGTTGACGTTGCCGTTTCCGCAATAGGCGATCACAGCCAGCAGATAAACGGCACTAAGGACATCGCCCGCGTTGCAACGATATCGGCAGGCGACGAGTTCATCGGCCAGATAATCGCAGATGCTATGGATAAGGTAACGACCGAGGGCGTTATCACCGTTGAGGAATCGAGGACCGCAGAGACTTACGTTGAGATAGTTGAAGGTATGCAGTTCGACCGCGGATATATTTCGCCTTATATGATAACCGACAACGACAAGATGGAAGCTGTTTTGGAGGACGCATACATCCTTCTCGTTGAAAAGACCATATCCAACATCCAGGATGTTTTACCGCTTCTTGAGCAGGTAGTTCAGGCGGGCAAAAAGCTTCTCATAATCGCAGAAGACGTTGACGGCGAGGCGCTTGCAACGATACTCGTAAACAAGCTTCGCGGCACGTTCACCTGCGTATGCGTAAAGGCTCCCGGCTTCGGCGACAGACGTACCGAAATGCTCAAGGATATCGCTATCCTCACCGGCGGCCAGCTCATCTCCGAAAAGCTCGGTCTTGACCTTAAAGAAACGCAGATGGATCAGCTCGGCCGTGCAAAGCAGGTAATAGTATCGAAGGATAAGACCATCATCGTAGGCGGCATGGGCGACAGCGACGAAGTTAAATCAAGAGTATCCGAGATAAAGACTCAGCTCGACCTTACTACCTCCGAATTCGACCGCGAGAAGTTGAGCGAGCGTATAGCAAAGCTCTCCGGCGGCGTTGCGGTCCTCAACGTAGGCGCAGCTACCGAGACCGAGATGAAGGATAAGAAGTTAAGAATAGAAGACGCCCTTGCAGCTACCCGCGCAGCGGCAGAGGAAGGCATAATCGCAGGCGGCGGCAGCGCGCTTCTTAACGTTATCCCCGAGGTAGAGGCTCTGCTTCAGATAACCGACGGCGACGAAAAGACCGGCGTTAAGATAATCATGAAGGCGCTTGAGGAGCCCGTTCGCCAGATCGCCAAGAACGCAGGTCTTGAGGGTTCGATAATCATCGACACGATAAAGAAGGCCAAGGACAAAAACTGCGGCTTCGACGCGGCTAAGGAAGAATACGTAGACATGATAGAGGCCGGCATCGTCGATCCGGCAAAGGTAACGAGAAGCGCTCTTGAGAACGCGGCTTCCGTTGCCGCTATGGTACTCACCACCGAGGCCATAGTTACCGATAAGAAGGAAGAAAACGCAGCTCCTCCGATGCCTCCGATGGGCGGCGGCATGGGCATGTACTAA